ttgttgactagagatgatacaccgtctcatcgtggtcacttcctgtcaacgttacaggtcagaagtacagagagttgttgactagagatgatacaccgtctcatggtggtcacttcccgTCAACCACCAGCTTTTTACAGAGCGGATGGTTGACAGTAGTTTGTTTCAACTGGTCtcattgtgaatctttggtctgaaatgGACTTTAATGTGATTCTCTTGTTACCAGGTACATatgttatcattttattttcctcatcaCATGAAACAAGCCAACttttatcattgttttatttgccGTTTGTCACAGCCAGTCTGCAGTGTGCCATCCCCGTGAGTAAACAGTCAGTTGGAGCCACAGAGAGAAGGTCTGTGTCTGATTAATAACACAACCGCCACACAGGcaccttattattgtaaaatAGCTAACTCTTTGTCTTCCACTGAGGCCATGATAGAAACGGATGCAAAgttattttctctgtttcaaTCAGTCTTAAAAACAAACCCCCTTCTTGAAATCCTTTAAATCTGTCAAAAAGCCTATAAAGAAACTACTTACCAAAACATCTCTAAATTATACATTGCTCTCCAAAGTTTAAAAGAAAGATCATATTAAAGAAAGCTGGGAAGCAGAAGGCAATTTTATAACACAAGTAGAAGAATCTCCCTCTTGGAAAAAATTCAGCTGGAAAAATGTGACTCGTTTCTTCGGTACTTCAGCACAAAAGATTAACTATTCTAATCAGACAGCCTGCTGGAGGTCCTGTGAAAGTGCAGTGGCACACCATCTCCACATAACTGTCCCGCTGTGGCTCCATTTTGGAGAAGTGTCCACAGTGTCCTCGAAACAGCTTTTTAgttgatatttgttttaattttaaaatcatGTACCTTGGCAATCTAGAAGAGCTTCACTGTGCAAAGTGAGAGAAATACTTGAGGGTGTTTGTCATATGTAAAAAGGCTTTGATAAGAAAATGGCTTAAGAATTATGTACCAAGCATAAATGAGTGAGTCGACTTAGTTTATAATATATACACGATGGAAAGAGTTACATTTAAACTAAAAACCCAAATTGATACTTTCAACGAAAATAAGTTAAAATGGCCTACGCATTTGTCGACTTTAAGGCCTTTGTATAGCAGTAGTATGTTATGGGCATGTCTCCCAAACTAAAATAATTTCCTTTTCCTCTAAGTGTCGAATTAATAGGCCTACAGGTCGACTAGAATGTGTATGTATATCGAAGAGCACATTCATACGCGTGTGTATACATgtgcatggatgtgtgtgtgtatatatgtatattttggTTTTTTTGAGAGGGATCCTCCGgtaatttatgttttgtttgtagttCACGTCATGTGTGCTTTTGTGTCCTGTTGACACATATGTCTGTTCTTTAAAAGAAAACCTGACAAAAAGTAAATTtattagcctggttccagaccatagaccccgcccacccaactgagtaggcttgcatctctggtctggcatactgcaatgaatttgtgatttatctcatccaaacgatggacggaccaatgaacgctgggggtgggggtgggtcTAGTGATTAGCCAATCAGCCATTCCACCTCTTGTCAATAGGGGTTGCTGAATCAGCCATTCCACCTCTTGTCAATAGGGGTTGCTGCAGCACTCTCAGCACCCACCTTCCCACGCCAATGCTCAAATCCGatgacacagaaaataaaaattttcAGTAGTGAATCTTTGAATCTAAAATTAAGACATTAAACAGCATTAAACCAAGAAATCACCTACTGATTATTACCTATAAGTAATTTGTAGGTGTGAAGGATTGCAGCCGAGTCATACAACACTTGGGGATGAAAAGCCATTTTGAGATAAtattccaaatatttatttgtatatcGAATTGTATGTCAAATCTGAGGATTTAAACTGACATTTTGGGTGCATTGTAACAGAATTCGATTTGATTCTGTGGTCAACATCATGGATGGTGTTCAAATTAACACATAGCATccaggaagagactcagaatgaccacaaagagacacaaacccttaaaaaaagcataataaatacaaagagatgaaaaactACCACAAAGTCTTTGTATCTTGTTCCcctgtaggagaggtggtggggccctttgcatacctgtgcccaggggcccaatgTCTCATAATGCACCGATGGTCAACAGACTGTATTTCTGGGTGAATCTGGAGGCTGGGACACATTTTGGTGTTTATTAGATCCTGTTTCAGCCCCTGAATCTTTGTGTCATGTCACTGAGCTGAAGTGATGTGTCCTGTGCTGTGAAGCTTGTTGTACTGAGTGACGGCatgttgttgtgtctgtgtgaaggtGTGGACTCTATGAATCTGggtgaggacagagaggagggagtcCCTCCCTCTAAAACCACTCTGTGTGGGGAACATGACAGCCAGACCAAAGCTCAGAGGTGAGACCAGGATCTCTAACTGTCCATGACTCAGATCACTCCACCATCATTGTTCACActcacagctctgtgtgtgttcaacaGATCAGACTCTCCTGTGTCCAGCTGTGGGTCCTTCAACAGTGACTCGTCTATGGGTGAACCTATGAACTTCAAAGGTGGACACCCCTCCGATCAAAAGTAATAAATTATCCCAGTTTGTTGTTAtcagttttaaaatattcaaaagtAGACATCATTTTCAGCAGATTTTCATTTTACCCATGAATTTATCAGTGTTTCTGATTCTATCAGGATCCAACATGAGAGACTAGACCATCCTGGACCTGAACCTGAACCCAGCTGTGTGTCCTTCAAGAGCGACCGTTCCATGCACAGACCAATTGACCTCAAAAAAGGACACCAGTCAATCAGGATCCAACATGAGACACCAGACCatcctggacctggacctgaaCCCAGCTGTGTGTCCCTCAAGAGCGACCGTTCCATGCACAGACCAATTGACTTCAAAGGAGGACACCATTCTGCTGACAGAAGGTAAGAATTTCtaatgtttgtgtctgtaacTATCCATCTCTGCTACGATGAGGTTTGATGTCTTTGTTATCACTCTGTATTCTTTATAAGGCTGTCAAAGTTAATGCAAATTCCTTTTAGCGCcacaattttttttgacatgcgaTTAATGCACATACGTTCTGTATTTATGACCCTCGGCCCACCCCGTAGTTTAGGAATAGCGATGCAGCAGTAATGTTATGGATGGCAAGCAGACACAAATCATTGTGAGCAGACATGGATACAGAAAAGTGTCTTTTGAACGGCAAGTTCAGTTTCAAACCTCTGTCAGACGATTCTCTCGACAAGACCAAAGTTATTTGCATTTACTGTGGGTGTGAATTGAGTTACTGCCAGAGTACGTCGAGTCTCAAATATGGGGAATGTGATCAGTGCTCAGAGGTGAGACCAGGATCTCTAACTGTTCATGACTCAAATTACTCCACTATCACTGTTCACACTCACAGCTCTGTCAtattttatcttgtgtgcacaagtttttttttttatcttttccaAACAAGATAAAAATGATCACCTTTTTGGACTTTAGGGGCTCTGcacagtaataaaacatttaaaagctaacagcactttttttaaattagaatttcagtgttaatgtgaatttttcagtgtttgtgatTCTTTCAGGATCCAACATGAGAGACCAGACTgtcctggacctggacctggacccAGCTGTGTGTCCATCAAGAGTGACTGGTCTATGAAGAGACAAATGCACTTAAAACGTGGACGTCGCTTTGCTGCCCACAGGTAAGAATGTATAATGTTCATGTGCGTCACTATCCATCTGTCTTGAGATGAggtctgatttatttgttgtGATCCCCTTATGTTCTTTATGTgttactcttttttttccctatttGGTCTTAAAAAAGGACGTGTAATAGGCATGCACCATCAGCCTTTggatttaaatttttttctttttttgttgtgaaGGACCTCGTTAGACAGCGGCCTCTGGATTTACCGTGATCAGGATGGTGCAGTGTCGTAAGTAACAGATTAACTCCTCTGAGCACCAACGTACATACTACATAGACTTTTACAGACTGTAACGTTGACACATCTGGGTATTTATTTATACCAGTTTGTTAATACACCAAAATGACAAACTTTCATGGGTGTCTGGTTACTTTATGGTGATTTTGAATGTTATCTTCACACAGCAGTATCAGCATTTCGTCCTATGTTAAGTCTGTTTGTACCAAAAAGTTAGTAACCAAATCATAAGCTCTTAAGACATGTTATCTTTGGGTTAATGCTCCTTTCATCCTCATTTACAAGCATGTCAGAGTTATCTTTTCTGCTTTGTTGCTCTGGTGGTAATTAACACAGAATGAGCCGACTGTGAAAGgattacatatatttattttattgtctgctTATCTGactgtttctttcatttatAGTCTTCATACATacttgtatatatttcagatatGTTGTTTTGTTAATTGTGTTGTATCATTTACTTGATGTTTTGTACATGTTCACTTTGtcaatttgaaaaataaaaatgttttttcgtTTCTTCAGAAATCTGCATGTTGGCCAGttcaaatatttcatttcaaagccaatatcagccgaagatgtgctgatattatcatGCTTCCCTAAATTGCAATAGTCCAACCTATAAGTAACAAATGCGTGGACTAGTTTTTGTGCATCTTTCTGAGGCATGTTGTGgcta
The sequence above is drawn from the Epinephelus moara isolate mb chromosome 12, YSFRI_EMoa_1.0, whole genome shotgun sequence genome and encodes:
- the LOC126398533 gene encoding uncharacterized protein LOC126398533 translates to MNLGEDREEGVPPSKTTLCGEHDSQTKAQRSDSPVSSCGSFNSDSSMGEPMNFKGGHPSDQKIQHERLDHPGPEPEPSCVSFKSDRSMHRPIDLKKGHQSIRIQHETPDHPGPGPEPSCVSLKSDRSMHRPIDFKGGHHSADRRIQHERPDCPGPGPGPSCVSIKSDWSMKRQMHLKRGRRFAAHRTSLDSGLWIYRDQDGAVS